The Ammospiza caudacuta isolate bAmmCau1 chromosome 22, bAmmCau1.pri, whole genome shotgun sequence genomic sequence GGCACTCGGCTCTTTCAGCGGCGCGGGTGAAGGTGATGGCTCGGTTCTCTCCCGACTGCGccgtggtgctgctggagcatcTGGACACGCCGGTGACGCGGTTCCTGCTGAGCCACCCGCCGCTGTCGCGGTTTTTCGAGCCCCAGGTGAGGCGGCGCGGTCGGTGCGTGCTGCGCCCTGTGCCGTCTCCGCACCGCCCATGCAGAGCCAGCGGCGGCCGCCCCTGTCGGCGCTAGGCCCTGGCCTCACACAGCCCGTGCTGAGCGCTCACCCTCTCGCCTAGAAAAAGGAGGAGTCAACCTTCACTCCAGAGCACGCGGTTCTGGCGTCCGTGGGCATCGTGAAGTGCAGCCCCGACTGCGGGCTGCAGGTGTCGGAGAGCATGTGCCTGGCGCTGGAGGAGCTGATCCAGGCCTGCTGTGGTGAGTGCAGGCATTTGGCCATATTGCGGCTTTGGTAGCTGGAAAAGAAGAAGATTCATGAGGCTTTTCATGAGTTAAAGTTGAGAGAGTGCCGTGACCGAAATACGTGTGCCAAAATGATGAAGTTAGGGAGGAGTATTCAACCGACCACTTCTATCTGTGAAGAGCACGGAGGAGGGATTGAATCAATCATGCTGATTGAGGgtcacatttttctttatgaagAACGTGCATCTAGAGCTTAGGCATTGCCTAGGGTGGGTCAGTGACACCAGCATCAGTCCAGTTCacactctgcttttctttctagaggaagatgaaggtgtccctgtggtgCTGGTGTGTGGCCCAAAAAACACTGGGAAATCAACATTCAACAGATACCTAATTAACCTGTTACTGAACCGGTGAGTCTTTCCATATTCTGCAAGCCTTTAAGTGCTACATGAGGTttaggagaaggaaaaaaataaaaacaaatgtttgaCAGGTCTCTCAGAAGAGCCATCAGAACTCAAAGGTGCATAGTTTTTAAACACAAACAGTAATTCAGAAAAACAGGTATTCTTATCTTGAGTGATTTCAGAAAAGTTGCCTCCTGAACATTTCTGTTGAAATACTGTTAAATTGGAGTGTGTGAGCACATTGGGCACCAAGCAGTTTGGGTTCAGTAGGAGAGTTACAATGCTTAGAAATGCACCATGAATGTGGTTGAGGGAAGGAgagattttattaattaattttagcTTTGCAACCTGGAGCAAAATCTGATTGGTCTTCCGATGTGTTCAGGCCATGTAGTTCTTTTGGGGGATGCTAGCACCCAgtctctctccctgcagccttcctgTGGTGGAGTACATGGAGTGTGACATTGGCCAGACAGAATTCACTCCGCCCGGGTGCGTGTCCCTGAGCAGTGTCACGGAGCCAGTTCTGGGTATGTGTTCTGCTCCTTCTGTGGTTACAGAAACCTGTTCCATTTCTGAAATGAACAGGGTGTTCTGGGCAGAGGCTCTGCTTCAGAggaagctgctgccacagctgtcGGAGTTTCCTGGGGAGAGTAAACCAAGGGCTGTTCAAGATTTCTTGTAGGGACATTTAAGCTCCCTGGGTAAGGTGGAGCTGTTCTTCTGCTTTAAAGAAACATGATGTTGTAGAGGTGATAGTACATGCTAAGGTGTATCAAAGGGGATGTTCTGCCTTTCAGATTTGAAAGGTCTCCTTGGGAAAATCTGTGTCTGTAGATAAAACTTGAGAAATCCAAAGTGGATCTGCACAGATTGGGGCTGCTGTGATGAGTGTAAAAAACAGAATCGAAGAAACTGCTGGAGTTTGTAGTCATGCAGATTTGTATTACTGTCTAAAAGGATGTTGTCAGGCTGGTTTACTGTTTAACCAGTTTGTCATACACTGTTCTTTAAAGATTTGCAAGTGTGTAAGCAGTGATTTCAAACAAAAAGCCACACCCAGTATTAACCCgaaacaaacaaaacttccCAGCCTGCAAGTGACAAACCAGTTTCCCCTACTTGCCGGCTGTGCAAGGACAACTGGCATGTGGGAGGAGTGTGGATTATTTCAGGAGAGGAGGCATGTGGGTGCTCAAGGACGGGAATGTTTTGGTTTGTCCTGGGGAAGGCACTGGATGTTTGGTGCTCTCTTTGCCAGGTCCCCCCTTCACTCACCAGCAGATGCCCAGTAAGATGGTGTATTATGGGCAGACCAGCTGTGAGCAGGACACAGAGAGGTACCTTGATGTTGTGAAATACGTATTCAGCTACTACAAGAAGGAAGTGCCTCTAATCATCAACACCATGGGCTGGGTGAAAGGTAAACGGGGTCAATCTGCTCTGGAGAGGTGTGGGAGGGAGGTAACGGTGGCACAGCACCACGTGGAACAGCAATTCACAGCATGTCCACCCTGAGCTAACGCTGCTGTGCCACCTGTTGCAGTAGTAGCAGCAGttgtgtgtttgctgtgctcctgaAGGTgaagggctgctgctcctcattgATCTCATCCGGCTGTTGTCACCCAGCCACATTGTTCAGATGGACATGTGTGACTGGAAGGTCATGCCCCCGCTGACGTCTGAGCACATCCACTTCAGCGCCGGGCTGCACACCAAGGGCAAGCAGCAGTCCAAGTGCAAGCAGCTGGGAGTGAGCAGCATGGAGAGCTGGAAGTGCCCTGAAGGGGAGGACGTGTCAGCTCCACAGCACAAGCTGCTCTATGTCCACCCAGAGTTCCCTCGGGCAGGGGTGGCAGGTGAAGTGTAAGTAGGATGTTGAGTGCTCTGTGAGGTGTGAACAGAAGAACCACACATTGTCCTTGACACGGGGCTGTTCTTGCAGGCGAGTGCACAGCAGCATCCTGCGTGACATGTCCATCCTGGGATACCTGGGGCACCTGCAGAGCCCGGACATTGGGGCAGTGCtccctctgcacagcctggtgccaTATCAGGTAAAGGAGCTTTTTGCTATGGGGAATGTGCACAGAGCCCAGCTTGAAGTGATGGGCAATTCTGTTCCTACTGCATATGTTTCTCGGGAGAGGGACAAACGCTCTGTATTCAGGGTGCCTGAAAGCCAGGCTTCTGTCAAGCTGCTGGCATGGCACgtgtgtgctctgtgtcctGCATGTGCCCCTGCCATAGTGCCAGTGTGTAGGTGTGGTGTGGGAGCGTGCAGCATCTTATCTCTGAACTCCAACTCAATCCATGTGGAGCTGATGAGcacttttctctcttctctttccccCTCAGGTGCCTTTCAACGCTGTTGCACTCAGGGTTATTCACACAGATGTTGCTCCCAGCAACATCATGTACGCGGTGAACGCCAGCTGGGTCGGGCTCTGCTGCATTCCCGAGGAGGTGCAGTGCCAGAGCGAGGGGCCAGTGCTGCTGACACAGACACCAATCTGTGACTGCCTGGGCTTTGGTGAGCACACCtggagctctgctctcaccTGCTGTGTTTAGGGAGACAGCTTGCATAGTGATGGAGTTAACTACTCTTTTAAAAGCAGCTGAGAAATGGGATGAGTGGGGTGTATTCTCTGCTGTCAGAGACTGTATTGCAGTCCTTGGACTTCGGTTAACAGGTGGGAAGAGCTGTGGGGAATGTCCTTGAACGGTGCCACTCAGAGCTTCTCTCAGAACTCCACAGTGACTCACTTTCCAGTTCACGTTCTCGGAAGCACGTTCCATGTAGCTTTTGCAGAATTCCAATAGTTGTCTCAGTTTCCTTGTGACTTAATGTTCCAGTGTGGACTTCAGTGCTCAGGGATGTGATAGTGAGCAGGGATACCTAGTGACTGAGCTTTGCAtgtgggtttttggttttttttttaggaattgtCCGAGGAGTCGATATGGAAAAGAAGCTTTACCACATCCTGACACCAGTGCCTCCAGTGAATCTGAGACTAGTGAATTGTCTGCTCCTAGGGAACATTGCCATCCCTAACTGTGTGCTTGTGGGCCAGGTAGGTAGGAGCTCACAGGAGGGGTGGGAgttggctgagctgcagctggctggcAGGTTTTCCATTTTCTTATTCCTGAGGCTGATGCGTGCTGGGAGATGCCTGGGCATCAGCAGATGGTTATCTCTCTGTGAAATTGTCCTTAAGCACAGAAACCTTGGGAGAACAAAATGTTGTGCTCATGTTTCAGATGCCAGAGTGGGGTTTGGTGATTGCTGAGTCCTTCCCACTCGGCCCTGTCAGCCTGGGGAGGGATGTGCCCTCTGCAAGTTCTTAAAGttatttctggtttattttttccattttgcagcAAGGAATTGAGGGAGAGATCCCCTACGTCACATCTGATTATAACTACAGTATCATGGGCTCAGGGAAactaaggaagaagaagcagcatTTGAAGAGAAGATTTGAGTGTGATTACCCTTGAATCCTCAGGGTGCTCAGCCAGGGTTTGTTCATGTGGGACCTCAGGTGGTTGCAGgagccctgggtgctgcagaggCCCTGGGCAGGTACGTGCTACAGCGGGGCCAGTTTTGATAATGTTTTGTATGTTCAGTTTgtatttttggtgttttgtaaTAAATATCTATGGTAAACACTGGCCTGGTTTGGATCTTTTCCTTGGCTGAGGctgacacagccaggagcagctgccagtgaTCCACAGTGCCCTGAGCAGAACTTCACTGTCCCCTGGGTTTGGGGAAGGGCCCATGCTGGGGTTCTGGCACTGTGGGTGACCCATGGCTCTGGG encodes the following:
- the NOL9 gene encoding polynucleotide 5'-hydroxyl-kinase NOL9 encodes the protein MPARRSRPRRASVRALARASRAEAAWREFAASFTRIGMVPPAEPGLVAVEAAEGTAVLLLEPRQALTFTGKCRLRCLYGAVRLLGFAVASHHPGLPVFSPATHCALSLEALPGARPPAAALRQLRAAARAAMRSHRVRRPARVKVMARFSPDCAVVLLEHLDTPVTRFLLSHPPLSRFFEPQKKEESTFTPEHAVLASVGIVKCSPDCGLQVSESMCLALEELIQACCEEDEGVPVVLVCGPKNTGKSTFNRYLINLLLNRLPVVEYMECDIGQTEFTPPGCVSLSSVTEPVLGPPFTHQQMPSKMVYYGQTSCEQDTERYLDVVKYVFSYYKKEVPLIINTMGWVKGEGLLLLIDLIRLLSPSHIVQMDMCDWKVMPPLTSEHIHFSAGLHTKGKQQSKCKQLGVSSMESWKCPEGEDVSAPQHKLLYVHPEFPRAGVAGEVRVHSSILRDMSILGYLGHLQSPDIGAVLPLHSLVPYQVPFNAVALRVIHTDVAPSNIMYAVNASWVGLCCIPEEVQCQSEGPVLLTQTPICDCLGFGIVRGVDMEKKLYHILTPVPPVNLRLVNCLLLGNIAIPNCVLVGQQGIEGEIPYVTSDYNYSIMGSGKLRKKKQHLKRRFECDYP